A window of the Bacillus sp. E(2018) genome harbors these coding sequences:
- a CDS encoding LysR family transcriptional regulator, whose product MNLEQMKYIVEVAKESSITKAADKLHLSPSAISQSITQLEKEFGVTIFTRSRQGTIPTTDGKFIVSKAYEILKKMQELHEELADKQHAKKHVLKVGCAPALMYIVYDAFLLFHEQFPETNVMIREIDQDHILEEMKNGHIDIGLSPFTDYEVSNLQHEKGVDYELLYTGYVCVCAGKKSSLYYKDFLTPDELSDEKLVIYNSKGGITFNDKYVKNEQILFSSNNIEVMRSAILDGHAFSFVFNFTFKNNADVKNGNLAMIPFKQPDLIYQDFWTLYPLTKGMSEEAKEFKEKVKYLLDQ is encoded by the coding sequence ATGAACTTAGAACAAATGAAATATATTGTAGAAGTGGCCAAAGAAAGTTCAATTACGAAGGCGGCAGACAAACTTCACCTATCTCCTTCAGCGATATCGCAATCGATCACACAACTCGAAAAAGAGTTTGGCGTTACTATTTTCACCCGATCTAGACAAGGTACTATTCCAACTACTGATGGAAAGTTTATTGTATCCAAAGCCTATGAGATTCTTAAAAAGATGCAAGAGCTTCATGAAGAGTTAGCTGATAAACAACATGCCAAAAAGCATGTGTTAAAGGTTGGATGCGCACCCGCTCTGATGTACATCGTGTATGATGCCTTCTTGTTATTTCATGAACAATTTCCTGAAACGAACGTCATGATTCGGGAGATCGATCAAGATCATATATTAGAGGAAATGAAGAACGGACATATTGATATTGGTTTAAGTCCTTTTACAGATTATGAAGTATCCAACCTTCAGCATGAAAAAGGAGTGGACTATGAATTATTGTATACGGGATATGTATGCGTTTGTGCAGGCAAGAAATCCTCGCTGTATTACAAAGACTTTCTTACGCCAGATGAGTTAAGCGATGAAAAACTGGTGATTTACAATTCTAAAGGAGGTATAACATTTAATGATAAATACGTAAAGAACGAACAGATTTTATTCTCATCGAATAATATTGAAGTCATGCGTTCTGCTATCTTGGATGGACATGCTTTTTCCTTTGTATTCAACTTTACCTTCAAAAACAATGCGGATGTAAAGAATGGCAATCTAGCCATGATCCCGTTCAAGCAGCCTGATTTAATCTATCAAGATTTCTGGACCTTATATCCGCTAACAAAAGGCATGTCTGAAGAAGCAAAAGAATTTAAAGAAAAAGTGAAGTATCTTTTAGATCAGTAG
- a CDS encoding methanogen output domain 1-containing protein: MNLSKGELNGHTFLAKLITQYAHIHRKSIGPAAEQYIEQLGLRTGEWMERFYDDQLDWTVDQYVQVIVDLKNSIGGHFEIVSVKPDHVIVRAKECPFGEFVKDAPHLCKMTSSILGGIAARRFGYGKVTLRQRIALGSPTCEVAIYFQPDEREQGDIYQDLPVTPENGDPFSWEEETIGMLNNELKKCDEMVESLLQELEELKSGNS; the protein is encoded by the coding sequence ATGAACCTTTCAAAAGGTGAATTGAATGGACACACTTTTTTAGCAAAACTCATTACTCAATATGCCCACATTCATAGAAAATCAATTGGTCCCGCTGCGGAACAATATATTGAGCAGCTTGGTCTTCGTACCGGCGAATGGATGGAGAGATTCTATGATGATCAATTGGATTGGACGGTTGATCAATACGTTCAAGTTATCGTGGATTTAAAAAATTCAATCGGCGGGCATTTTGAGATTGTCAGTGTAAAGCCTGACCATGTAATAGTTCGTGCAAAAGAGTGTCCTTTCGGGGAATTTGTTAAGGATGCACCGCACTTATGCAAAATGACATCCAGTATTCTTGGAGGAATAGCAGCACGAAGATTTGGTTATGGAAAAGTTACGTTACGTCAAAGAATTGCTCTAGGAAGTCCAACTTGTGAAGTAGCCATATACTTTCAGCCGGATGAGAGAGAACAAGGAGATATCTATCAAGACCTCCCAGTTACACCTGAAAACGGTGATCCTTTTTCTTGGGAAGAAGAGACCATCGGTATGCTTAATAATGAGCTGAAAAAATGCGATGAAATGGTAGAGTCACTTCTACAAGAATTAGAAGAATTAAAAAGTGGCAACTCCTAA
- a CDS encoding STAS domain-containing protein, with amino-acid sequence MDLHLKQKQDQIEIGTRIAENAPQIAEKIITNIQNSNVYVSLQQNPPMNEYEELQQSISFIRLIGDAVSGKVSDSKKTIFEWGENIGMLAVHSGQPLDTTLESTSFYREVIWDFIKEEGSLQSMSLDSVLHISMTINPIIDYAVQAFSKSYVKSYRDMSEQFHLSLQELSVPVVPLFPGVAVLPVVGDIDTNRAKLLLEATLQQCLDHEITSLVIDLSGVSYIDTMVAHRLFQLVSTLKLLGVKTTLTGLSPEIAQTSVSLNLNFDEITLKGNLLQALADFGYGKLDKKNNPNKKNRL; translated from the coding sequence ATGGATCTTCACTTGAAGCAGAAACAAGATCAGATTGAAATCGGAACACGAATTGCTGAAAATGCTCCTCAAATTGCAGAGAAGATCATAACTAACATACAAAATAGTAACGTTTATGTTTCACTTCAACAAAATCCACCTATGAATGAGTATGAAGAACTTCAACAATCCATTTCGTTCATTCGGTTAATCGGTGATGCTGTATCTGGAAAGGTATCGGATTCAAAGAAAACGATTTTCGAATGGGGAGAGAATATCGGCATGCTTGCTGTTCATTCTGGCCAGCCGCTCGATACGACACTTGAGAGTACCTCTTTCTATCGAGAAGTGATTTGGGATTTTATAAAAGAAGAAGGATCGCTGCAATCCATGTCTTTGGATTCCGTATTGCATATTTCAATGACGATCAATCCGATTATTGATTACGCGGTACAAGCATTCAGTAAGTCATATGTAAAAAGTTACAGAGATATGAGTGAACAGTTCCACCTATCTCTTCAAGAACTGTCTGTTCCTGTAGTCCCTCTCTTTCCTGGAGTCGCTGTTCTGCCCGTCGTCGGTGATATTGATACGAACCGTGCAAAGCTCTTACTCGAAGCTACGCTGCAACAGTGCTTAGATCATGAGATTACTTCTCTAGTTATCGATCTATCAGGTGTGAGTTATATTGATACGATGGTCGCTCACCGTCTTTTCCAACTTGTTTCTACATTAAAACTTTTAGGGGTTAAAACAACACTAACTGGTTTAAGTCCCGAGATTGCACAAACATCTGTGAGCTTGAATCTAAATTTTGATGAAATCACATTAAAAGGAAACCTGCTTCAAGCACTGGCTGACTTTGGATATGGAAAATTGGATAAAAAAAATAACCCCAACAAAAAGAACAGACTCTGA
- a CDS encoding cold-shock protein: MEQGKVKWFNAEKGFGFIEREGGDDVFVHFSAIQADGFKSLDEGQDVTFEVEQGQRGPQATNVRKA; encoded by the coding sequence ATGGAACAAGGTAAAGTTAAATGGTTTAACGCAGAAAAAGGTTTCGGATTCATCGAGCGCGAAGGTGGAGACGATGTATTCGTACACTTCTCAGCTATCCAAGCTGACGGTTTCAAATCTTTAGACGAAGGTCAAGACGTAACGTTCGAAGTTGAACAAGGACAACGCGGACCTCAAGCTACTAACGTACGTAAAGCATAA
- the moaA gene encoding GTP 3',8-cyclase MoaA, translating to MKESNGITDRLHRPLQDLRISVTDQCNFRCTYCMPKEIFGPDYPFLTTTELLSFDEIVRIASQFAKAGVEKIRITGGEPLLRKNLPDLLKRLRAIEGIRDIALTTNGVLLPKMAVSLKQAGMDRVTVSLDTLDNDLFGYINGRGVGVSPVLKGIEAAHEAGLAVKINMMVKKGINDKEILPMARYFKNTPYVLRFIEYMDVGTSNGWNWDDVVSKKEILKMIDSEMPLGRIDRKYYGEVAKRYQYADGKGEIGIISSISDTFCSTCTRARLSADGKVYTCLFTGRGTDLKEFVRAGASDKEIFNRIVEIWGNRSDRYSDERKEQGISERKKIEMSYIGG from the coding sequence ATGAAAGAAAGTAATGGAATCACTGATCGTTTGCATCGTCCGCTGCAGGACTTGCGGATTTCGGTAACCGATCAATGCAATTTTCGGTGTACTTATTGTATGCCTAAAGAAATCTTCGGACCAGACTACCCATTTCTAACAACAACTGAGCTATTATCGTTTGATGAGATCGTTCGCATTGCTTCACAATTTGCAAAAGCAGGCGTAGAAAAAATTCGAATTACTGGCGGTGAACCTTTACTTCGAAAGAATCTTCCTGACCTGCTAAAACGTCTACGAGCAATAGAAGGAATTCGAGATATTGCCTTAACGACTAATGGCGTGCTTCTTCCAAAGATGGCGGTTTCTTTAAAGCAAGCAGGAATGGACAGAGTAACCGTGAGTTTGGATACGCTTGATAACGATTTGTTCGGCTATATTAACGGACGAGGTGTAGGGGTATCCCCTGTTTTGAAAGGAATAGAAGCTGCACATGAAGCGGGTCTTGCTGTCAAAATAAATATGATGGTCAAAAAGGGAATCAATGACAAAGAAATTCTTCCGATGGCCCGTTATTTTAAAAACACGCCATATGTTTTGCGATTCATTGAATATATGGATGTCGGCACCTCGAACGGTTGGAATTGGGACGATGTAGTTTCAAAGAAAGAGATTTTAAAGATGATTGACTCGGAGATGCCGCTAGGACGAATTGATCGAAAGTATTATGGAGAAGTTGCAAAACGATATCAGTATGCAGATGGTAAAGGTGAGATTGGTATTATCTCTTCAATCAGTGACACATTTTGCTCAACTTGTACGAGAGCAAGATTGTCCGCAGATGGAAAAGTGTACACGTGCCTTTTTACAGGGCGAGGGACTGATCTAAAAGAATTTGTGCGAGCGGGTGCTTCTGACAAGGAAATTTTCAATCGCATTGTTGAAATATGGGGAAATCGTTCTGATCGATATTCAGATGAAAGAAAAGAACAAGGAATAAGTGAAAGAAAAAAAATAGAAATGTCCTATATTGGAGGCTGA
- a CDS encoding VOC family protein: MTPIHEKTHIGSVTLKVRNLEKLAAFYTETIGLEILSKGETSVTLTADGKTPLIILEGNPVLHQRPMKSAGLYHLALLVPSRTDLANVLSHFIETNTHLLGASNHRFSEAIYLQDPENNGIEIYRDVDREDWRRDERGKLPAVSEPLDVQSLLAERDTKTWSRLPENTVMGHVHLNVLNIAEAETFYMNILGFEEQTRIGDHALFISAGGYHHHIAVNIWNGRDGDSNRDDVTGLLHYEIIVPSLLEVKKVLSALEREQVPYHIESETILLKDPSGNGIVIKAEQH; encoded by the coding sequence ATGACGCCTATTCATGAAAAAACTCATATCGGAAGTGTAACTTTAAAAGTTAGAAATTTGGAGAAGCTTGCTGCATTTTATACAGAAACGATTGGTCTGGAAATCTTATCAAAAGGAGAAACTAGCGTGACATTAACAGCTGATGGGAAAACGCCACTCATTATTTTAGAAGGTAATCCTGTGCTTCATCAGCGACCGATGAAAAGTGCAGGTCTTTATCACTTGGCATTGCTTGTACCAAGTAGAACAGATCTTGCAAATGTTCTTTCCCATTTTATTGAGACAAATACACACTTACTAGGAGCATCTAACCACAGGTTTAGTGAAGCGATCTATCTACAAGATCCTGAGAACAACGGAATTGAAATTTACAGAGATGTTGATCGCGAAGATTGGCGACGAGATGAAAGAGGAAAATTACCTGCTGTCAGCGAACCATTAGACGTACAAAGTCTTTTAGCGGAAAGAGATACAAAGACTTGGAGTCGTCTGCCAGAAAACACGGTTATGGGCCATGTGCATCTGAATGTACTAAATATTGCCGAAGCCGAAACTTTCTACATGAACATATTAGGTTTTGAAGAACAGACAAGGATCGGGGACCATGCTCTATTCATCTCAGCTGGAGGTTATCATCACCATATCGCCGTAAATATTTGGAACGGAAGAGATGGCGATTCAAATCGAGATGATGTTACAGGACTTCTTCATTATGAAATCATCGTTCCATCGCTGTTGGAAGTCAAAAAAGTTTTAAGTGCTCTAGAACGTGAGCAAGTTCCATATCATATAGAGTCGGAAACCATTTTGTTAAAAGACCCTTCAGGCAACGGTATCGTGATTAAAGCCGAACAGCACTAA
- a CDS encoding TVP38/TMEM64 family protein yields the protein MKRSTLVKITAILLIVLFLFALNHFVFKITPMSLRDWVLSFGMVAPIVYIIVNVIRPFTLFPISVLSLAGGLAFGVVWGTIYTVFSATIGAILSFYIAKHLGAKWIKQKTDSPSRIEKWQNQLKEKGFVYIFLLRIIPVLNFDVVSYVAGISKLKLRSYILATMLGVLPGTLAYNLLGDSFIKGNGTIIAIAIGLALFAACIPILMKNKQMITSQIHQHKEDNA from the coding sequence ATGAAAAGAAGTACTTTGGTAAAGATCACTGCAATCTTATTGATTGTTCTGTTTTTATTTGCTCTTAACCATTTTGTCTTTAAAATAACCCCCATGTCTTTGCGTGATTGGGTATTGTCCTTTGGGATGGTCGCTCCAATCGTCTATATCATCGTAAATGTAATCCGGCCTTTTACTCTATTTCCAATCTCTGTTCTTTCACTTGCAGGTGGTTTAGCATTCGGAGTAGTATGGGGAACGATTTATACCGTATTCTCAGCTACAATTGGTGCCATCTTATCGTTCTATATCGCCAAACATCTTGGAGCGAAATGGATCAAACAAAAAACAGATTCACCTTCAAGAATTGAGAAATGGCAAAATCAACTTAAGGAAAAAGGATTTGTTTACATCTTCTTATTGAGAATCATTCCGGTACTGAATTTTGATGTTGTTAGCTATGTGGCTGGAATCTCTAAACTTAAACTCCGCTCCTATATTTTAGCTACGATGCTTGGCGTTTTACCAGGAACACTCGCATACAACTTGTTGGGTGACAGCTTTATTAAAGGAAATGGAACAATCATCGCAATTGCAATCGGGTTAGCGCTATTTGCAGCTTGTATACCCATTCTAATGAAAAACAAACAGATGATTACCAGTCAAATTCACCAGCATAAAGAAGATAACGCATAG
- a CDS encoding peroxiredoxin, with protein MAERMVGKQAPRFEMEAIMPNKETKKVSLEKNMEDGKWTVLFFYPMDFTFVCPTEITALSDRYSEFEDLDAEVIGVSTDTVHTHLAWINTNREDNGLGELNYPLAADTNHRVSRDYGVLIEEEGVALRGMFIINPEGEMMYQVVFHNNIGRDADETLRVLQALQTGGLCPANWKPGQKTL; from the coding sequence ATGGCAGAACGTATGGTAGGAAAACAAGCACCTCGCTTTGAGATGGAAGCGATCATGCCTAATAAAGAAACGAAAAAAGTAAGCTTAGAAAAGAACATGGAAGATGGGAAATGGACGGTTCTTTTCTTCTATCCAATGGATTTCACTTTCGTATGTCCAACTGAAATCACCGCTTTATCAGATAGATATAGTGAATTCGAAGACTTAGATGCGGAAGTAATCGGGGTTTCAACGGATACCGTTCATACGCATTTGGCTTGGATCAACACGAATCGTGAAGATAACGGGCTTGGTGAATTAAACTATCCTCTAGCTGCTGACACGAATCACCGTGTATCACGTGATTATGGAGTTTTGATCGAAGAAGAAGGCGTTGCACTTCGAGGTATGTTCATTATCAATCCAGAAGGTGAGATGATGTATCAAGTTGTTTTCCACAACAATATCGGCCGTGATGCTGATGAGACACTGCGTGTGCTTCAAGCTCTGCAAACTGGCGGACTTTGCCCAGCAAACTGGAAGCCAGGACAAAAGACACTTTAA
- a CDS encoding TlpA disulfide reductase family protein yields the protein MKLREQMPELDGATTWLNEEVTKEELVGEKATLIHFWSVSCGLCKESMPDVNELRDEYEDDLNVVAVHMPRSENDLDMSVIEQMAIGHDITQPIYVDSEHKLTDAFENKYVPAYYVFDKEGKLRHFQAGGSGMDMLRKRLNRVLNEETK from the coding sequence ATGAAATTACGTGAACAAATGCCTGAACTTGATGGTGCTACAACTTGGTTGAATGAAGAAGTAACAAAAGAGGAGTTGGTAGGAGAAAAAGCAACCTTGATCCACTTCTGGTCCGTAAGCTGCGGATTGTGTAAAGAATCGATGCCCGACGTTAACGAACTTCGCGATGAATATGAAGATGACCTAAATGTAGTAGCTGTTCACATGCCTCGCTCAGAAAACGATTTAGACATGAGCGTAATCGAACAGATGGCGATCGGGCATGATATTACACAGCCGATCTATGTAGATAGCGAGCATAAATTAACGGATGCATTTGAGAACAAATACGTACCTGCGTACTATGTGTTTGATAAAGAAGGGAAGCTTCGTCACTTCCAAGCTGGAGGAAGCGGAATGGACATGCTTCGCAAGCGCTTGAACCGTGTATTGAACGAAGAAACAAAATAA
- a CDS encoding Dps family protein: MNTIQEVLNLQVANWNVLFVKLHNYHWYVKGPHFFTLHEKFEELYNEAATNIDELAERLLVLKGTPVATMKEYLELATVEEAKSNESAEDMVQNVIRDFELLIAEIKEGMEVTEREGDEVTHDMLLSVRESLAKHNWMLRAFVS; the protein is encoded by the coding sequence ATGAATACCATTCAAGAAGTATTAAATCTTCAAGTTGCGAACTGGAATGTATTGTTTGTAAAACTACACAACTATCATTGGTATGTAAAAGGACCTCACTTTTTCACACTTCATGAAAAGTTTGAAGAGCTTTACAACGAAGCAGCAACGAATATTGACGAATTGGCTGAGCGACTGCTCGTTCTAAAAGGAACACCGGTTGCTACGATGAAAGAATATTTAGAGTTGGCAACAGTGGAAGAGGCAAAATCAAATGAATCAGCAGAAGATATGGTTCAAAACGTTATTCGCGATTTCGAACTTCTGATCGCTGAGATTAAAGAAGGAATGGAAGTAACCGAGCGTGAAGGAGATGAAGTAACGCACGATATGTTATTATCCGTTCGTGAAAGTCTTGCTAAACATAATTGGATGCTTCGCGCGTTCGTAAGCTAA
- a CDS encoding TAXI family TRAP transporter solute-binding subunit — MKKGIALFFILILAFSLAACGQKIETPSEKKETGDKSASLNLDQISIVTGGTGGTYYPLGGEMAKIVKDELDVEANSQASGASVENMQLLQDGDADVAFTQTDIASYAVEGKEMFKEKVDQVTGIGTLYPETIQIVTLKDSGIKSVEDLKGKKVSVGAPGSGTFANAEQILKIHGMTMDDIDAQHLSFDESAEGIQDKNIQAAFITAGTPTGAVEALSATNPVTIVPIADDKIKELIEAHPYYIEDTVKSGTYKIEADVKTVAVLSMLTVRKDMEDDAVYAITKAIFENTDKISHAKGELISAENAVEGMGIEFHPGAKKYFEEKGILK; from the coding sequence ATGAAAAAGGGGATTGCATTATTTTTTATACTGATTCTTGCCTTTTCACTAGCGGCATGTGGTCAAAAGATTGAGACTCCATCTGAAAAGAAAGAAACGGGTGACAAGAGCGCTTCTTTAAATCTTGATCAGATCAGTATTGTAACAGGTGGGACAGGCGGTACATATTATCCACTAGGTGGAGAGATGGCAAAGATCGTGAAAGACGAGTTAGATGTTGAAGCAAATTCTCAAGCTTCAGGTGCATCTGTTGAAAACATGCAGCTGCTTCAAGATGGTGACGCTGATGTAGCGTTCACACAAACAGATATCGCTAGCTATGCAGTTGAAGGCAAAGAAATGTTTAAAGAAAAAGTTGACCAAGTAACAGGGATCGGGACTTTATATCCTGAAACGATTCAGATCGTTACGTTAAAAGATAGCGGAATTAAGAGTGTTGAAGATTTGAAGGGTAAAAAGGTTTCAGTGGGAGCGCCGGGAAGTGGAACGTTCGCGAATGCTGAACAAATTTTAAAGATTCATGGCATGACAATGGATGACATTGATGCGCAGCATCTATCGTTCGATGAGTCTGCTGAAGGGATTCAAGATAAGAACATTCAAGCGGCATTTATTACAGCAGGAACGCCAACAGGTGCTGTTGAAGCATTATCTGCAACAAATCCTGTGACGATCGTACCAATTGCAGATGACAAGATTAAAGAATTGATTGAAGCTCATCCGTATTACATTGAAGATACCGTTAAGAGTGGTACTTACAAGATTGAAGCTGATGTAAAAACGGTAGCTGTTCTTTCCATGTTAACTGTTCGTAAAGACATGGAGGATGATGCAGTGTACGCAATCACAAAAGCAATCTTTGAAAACACGGATAAGATCAGTCATGCAAAAGGAGAGTTAATCTCAGCAGAGAATGCAGTAGAAGGGATGGGGATTGAATTCCATCCTGGAGCTAAAAAGTATTTTGAAGAAAAAGGAATCTTAAAATAA
- a CDS encoding DUF1850 domain-containing protein translates to MILTIFSMVPFFKSVVITDGNSGESLAFFDAKEGSEFSIEYIHSIHKTPVREIYHVHHEEILQTEMRFQEFGVGMPSGPAEGEVFTQKGENYILSNMNRTFPSLDIRIGQIIANHTLLLNGNKYPFSAFSEKGSWVSIKVENLNVWQRLIGGKKLG, encoded by the coding sequence GTGATCTTAACCATTTTTTCAATGGTGCCATTTTTTAAATCTGTAGTGATTACAGACGGAAATTCAGGTGAATCGCTAGCTTTCTTTGATGCAAAAGAAGGCAGTGAATTCAGTATTGAATACATACACTCAATTCATAAAACACCGGTTCGTGAAATCTATCACGTTCATCATGAAGAGATCCTTCAGACGGAGATGAGGTTTCAGGAATTTGGAGTGGGCATGCCATCTGGTCCAGCTGAAGGGGAAGTGTTTACACAAAAAGGTGAGAACTATATTTTATCCAACATGAATAGAACATTTCCTTCATTAGATATTCGAATCGGACAAATTATTGCCAATCATACACTTCTTCTGAATGGGAATAAATATCCCTTTTCAGCTTTCAGTGAAAAAGGGTCTTGGGTTTCAATTAAAGTAGAAAACTTGAACGTATGGCAAAGGTTGATAGGAGGGAAAAAACTTGGATAA
- a CDS encoding TRAP transporter permease: MEKYDPEAGFRKLKGALYWITLIGLVSFSLFQLYTAIFGVLPAQLQRTIHLGFALTLIFLLFPASKKKKEGKPLFQVAWYDMILAVLSIAVGSYWYLFMDDLVMRVGRLTTQDFLIGVLAIILVLEATRRVVGLPITIIAGLFLLYAYMGPYMPGFLEHKGLTIERIVRTMFFTTEGILGTPLAVSSTYIFLFLLFGAFLVKTGVGEYFNDLSIVIAGRRVGGPAKVAIFSSALQGTISGSSVANVVTSGAFTIPMMKRLGYDKNFAGAVEAASSTGGQIMPPVMGAAAFLMVEFIGGGITYWDIAKAAAIPAILYFAGIWIMTHFEAKRIGLRGLSREEMPETKRVIKQVYLLIPIVVVIVLLMNGVSVTKSALWSIVSAIAVGMFNKNTRMGPKLFFEALADGARTALGVAAATAAAGMIVGVVTVTGVGLKMANGLLELSGGYLIPTLILTMIASLILGMGSPTTANYVITSTIAAPAILLFGVPDLSAHMFVFYFGIIADITPPVALAAFAAAGVSGGEPIRTGILSSKLAIAAFIIPYIFVISPQLMLIDTTWTEAIWVISTAFVGMIAIGAGMIGYWMRPLAWLERIVAVAIGFLLIYPEGIFSVIGLAAFALMLGSQYWLLKKDNTQAPSSPAV; encoded by the coding sequence ATGGAAAAGTATGATCCAGAAGCAGGCTTTCGTAAATTAAAAGGTGCGCTTTATTGGATCACACTCATCGGTTTGGTCAGTTTTTCGTTATTTCAGCTTTATACAGCTATTTTTGGAGTATTGCCGGCACAATTGCAAAGAACGATTCATCTAGGTTTTGCGCTTACGTTAATCTTTTTGTTATTTCCGGCTTCAAAAAAGAAAAAAGAAGGGAAACCTCTTTTTCAAGTCGCTTGGTATGACATGATTTTGGCGGTTCTATCGATAGCTGTAGGATCCTATTGGTACCTGTTCATGGATGATCTTGTAATGAGAGTAGGAAGATTAACGACTCAAGATTTCCTAATAGGTGTTCTCGCGATCATACTCGTTTTAGAAGCAACAAGAAGAGTCGTTGGACTGCCCATCACGATTATTGCAGGTCTATTCCTGCTTTACGCGTATATGGGACCTTATATGCCGGGCTTCTTAGAGCACAAAGGTTTGACGATCGAACGGATCGTACGGACGATGTTCTTTACAACAGAAGGTATTTTAGGAACACCGCTTGCGGTTTCATCCACATATATCTTTTTGTTTCTTTTGTTTGGAGCCTTTCTCGTTAAAACGGGAGTGGGCGAATATTTTAATGACCTATCCATCGTTATCGCAGGAAGAAGAGTTGGGGGACCTGCTAAGGTAGCTATTTTCTCGAGTGCTCTACAAGGAACAATCAGCGGAAGTTCGGTTGCTAACGTTGTAACTTCTGGGGCTTTTACCATTCCGATGATGAAACGATTGGGTTATGATAAAAACTTTGCAGGAGCAGTTGAGGCAGCTTCTTCCACTGGTGGTCAGATCATGCCTCCTGTCATGGGTGCGGCGGCGTTTTTGATGGTTGAGTTTATCGGAGGCGGCATTACCTATTGGGATATTGCCAAAGCTGCAGCGATTCCAGCTATCCTTTATTTCGCGGGAATTTGGATCATGACACATTTCGAAGCAAAACGCATCGGTCTTAGAGGGTTATCGCGTGAAGAGATGCCTGAAACAAAAAGAGTTATTAAACAAGTGTATTTGTTGATTCCGATTGTTGTGGTCATTGTTCTACTAATGAACGGGGTCAGTGTTACAAAATCAGCTTTATGGTCAATCGTAAGTGCGATCGCAGTAGGTATGTTCAATAAGAACACACGCATGGGACCAAAGCTCTTTTTTGAAGCATTAGCCGATGGTGCGAGAACGGCTCTTGGCGTTGCAGCTGCTACAGCAGCGGCAGGTATGATCGTTGGTGTGGTTACGGTAACAGGTGTGGGTCTTAAGATGGCGAACGGTTTGCTAGAGTTATCAGGAGGTTATCTCATTCCGACCCTGATCTTAACGATGATCGCATCGCTTATACTTGGAATGGGGTCTCCGACCACGGCGAACTACGTGATCACATCAACGATCGCGGCACCAGCTATTTTATTGTTTGGTGTTCCAGATCTATCCGCTCACATGTTTGTTTTTTACTTTGGAATCATCGCGGATATTACACCTCCTGTGGCACTTGCGGCCTTTGCTGCAGCTGGGGTTTCAGGCGGTGAACCGATACGAACTGGGATATTATCATCAAAACTGGCCATTGCGGCATTTATTATTCCATACATTTTCGTCATATCACCACAGCTCATGTTAATTGATACAACATGGACAGAAGCGATTTGGGTAATCTCTACAGCATTTGTAGGAATGATTGCGATTGGTGCAGGGATGATCGGCTATTGGATGCGACCTCTTGCTTGGTTAGAAAGAATAGTTGCTGTTGCGATCGGCTTCTTGTTGATCTATCCAGAAGGCATATTTAGTGTAATCGGTCTTGCAGCGTTCGCTCTTATGCTTGGAAGTCAGTATTGGCTTTTGAAGAAAGACAACACACAAGCACCATCATCACCAGCTGTTTAA